One segment of Sesamum indicum cultivar Zhongzhi No. 13 linkage group LG4, S_indicum_v1.0, whole genome shotgun sequence DNA contains the following:
- the LOC105160311 gene encoding MAG2-interacting protein 2 isoform X1 has protein sequence MEETVHEVHFETRRHASRPYSSNYPPQQQLKEGGGGSLLSYLPFRGITRLKEKWSEYRQPRRLRRLVSLFVSARGDYVAVAAGSQITILQKDNDYQEPVGTFTLGGSAGTFTCGTWSESHELLGVADDTDTIYIVKPNGEEMTKITKKHLNASSPIVGLIVLDDASDKKSCLCTFTVFFSDGSFYDIEISKDPSASIFSKQTLNSASTLRHCPPEICCWDYHQRLSLLVLVSSAGDTKSRVNGSTGSRTISIWRRKDKLQMEPLVFTQTEGSYSIPKDYSGQLTSPKVLFSPRGNFVASLDMEGCLSTFQFDEEKCSFSKLSDVKSCNSEATIDISSTGTGLHDIVDFTWWSDEVLTVAKRNGNVVMVDILNEVNISENDLAYSLPLLESAQQSPGLVFLLENTLGEDSYRLSEKKDLIECVMRERPNQLDISKLEWNLVSFTKRSVLEVYDNLISSQRYQAALGFADRHGFDKDEVLKSHWLSSSQGVHEINTILPAIKDLGFILSECVEKVGPTEDAVRTLLSFGLRVTDSYRFSDSEDNGNGQIWDFRLARLKLLQYRDRLETFLGINMGRFSVQEYGRFRDLPISKTALLLAESGKIGALNLLFKRHPYSLIPSMLEVLAAIPETIPVQSYGQLLPAISAPSNIVLRDEDWVECDKMVKFINEVHQNHESNIQFMTEPIIMKHMAFQWPSVSELSSWYKKRARDIDTLSGQLDNCMCLVDLAIRKGISELNQFLEDIFYLHQLIYSDENIDEISFSMSLDTWEQQPDYEKFKLIMMGAIEDNVIPRLHKKAIPFMQSRFHTLTGVYAAVDYLTRDNTVDSFLVRWLKELASQNKLDMCLIIIEEGCRDMANHHFFKDEVELVDCALQCVYLCNDLDRWSTMSTILSKLPQMQEIEAKDIKHRLKLAEGHVEAGRLLTYYQVPKPISFFLDAHADEKGVKQILRLLLSKFIRWQPARTDHDWANMWRDLQSLQEKAFPFLDLEYMLIEFCRGLLKAGKFSLARNYLKGTSSVALTTDKAENLVIQAAREYFFSAPTLACPEIWKAKECLNIFPSSRNVRVEADIIDAITVRLPNLGVNLLPMAFRQIKDPMEIIKLAITSQSGAYLNVEELIEIAKLLGLSSQEDISTVQEAIAREAAYAGDVQLAFDLCLVLAKKGHGSVWDLCAALARSQALENMHSKSQKLLLGFALSHCDEESIGELLHEWKDLDMQDHCETLIKLTGREPAEFSEPNSSNPGEFSGRIGFNSEDQEPQVTKAKSLLSLVAQNLASENGCDGGTLLNENGKVVSFAASQLPWLLKLSEDADFGKRLTSGSVSRIQHVSIRTRAVMTILSWLTRSGFAPRDDLIASLAKSIMEPPVSDGEDVLGCSVLLNLVDAFHGAEIIEEQLKITENYREFSSLMNMGMLYSLLHSCGFECKSPAQRRELLLSKFQEKHKTLSSDKCTEVPEAQSTFWNEWKVKLEQQKHVADKSRVLESLIPGVETSRFLSGDMEYIESVILSLIESVQMEKKQILNDVLILAHTYGLDRSKVLLYYLNAILVSEVWSVDDIMEEVSDFKQEILACAGEVIKSISSSVYPAIDGHDKQRLAFLYDLLSDCYMQLEESKELPFATEHNLVQKSALGLAQFCKIVGQECSRISFIKGLNFKNIAGLQDLNFGCFNNEVCSQIDENNVEALAKMVQNLVLINDDTAPEGLLSWKYVYTHFVSSSLVILEGKIETKIHFQSSEEVCSFISEIEQKYDVCKNYIRFMESPGVLDTVLRFFTIILYINKRLRTFPCDYSGKECLVKLINFWLRLMTDMEELVSLDISGERFYSEYSMTCLKVLLDLLVKGIVSPNQGWCTLINYVTYGLKCSVAIETFNFCRAMIFCGCGFEAIARVFSEIVAQLPAGSLLITTIENTSVNIQDLPNLYLSILETILQELDSGSLGQQSLHCLLSSLSKLEGDLEDLKKVRSSVWERMSMFSGNLQLPSHLRVYALELMQFICGRRKTLDGFSSEGLADLLPWEGWDDMKNTIANQDISEDSTAEDVSSRFTSTLVALKSSQLVSSMSASLEITPEDIVSVDSAVSCFLRVSEAATTTSHVGALLAMLAEWEGLFTTGKDENAPVEVSDAVNNSWSNDDWDEGWESFQEEPIEKETKESNTPSIHPLHICWMTLIKKLVTFSSHRDVLKLLDKNTGKNSRAVLLDEDDTCDLTRTALEVDCFLALKIALLLPYEAIQLQCLDAVEKKLKEGGIPDNIAKDHVMFVLVLSSGILSSIISKASYGSTFSCLCFMVGNFSRRCQEVQASTMKHAAATGGEKNKENLDFLFAKLLFPCFITELVKADQHILAGFLVTRFMHTNASLSLINIAEPSLRKYLEIQFQELQERQPWENMSFCEPLLNTVTNLRDKLGNLIQLALSLIPADIR, from the exons atGGAGGAGACCGTACATGAAGTTCACTTCGAGACGCGTCGTCACGCTTCGAGACCTTACTCATCCAATTATCCTCCGCAGCAACAG CTAAAAGAAGGTGGCGGAGGGAGTTTACTTTCTTATCTTCCATTTCGAG GAATTACTCGACTTAAAGAGAAATGGAGCGAATATAGGCAACCAAGAAGATTAAGAAGATTAGTGTCCTTGTTTGTCTCTGCAAGAGGTGATTATGTTGCTGTAGCAGCTGGAAGTCAAATAACAATTTTGCAGAAGGATAATGACTACCAAGAGCCAGTGGGAACTTTTACAT TAGGTGGGAGTGCTGGCACATTCACATGTGGAACTTGGTCAGAATCTCATGAATTACTTGGAGTTGCTGATGATACTGATACCATCTACATTGTCAAGCCAAATGGAGAagaaatgaccaaaattacaaagaagCACCTGAATGCCTCCTCCCCTATTGTTGGCTTGATTGTGCTGGATGATGCTTCTGATAAGAAATCCTGCTT GTGTACCTTCACTGTCTTTTTTTCAGATGGTTCATTTTATGACATTGAGATCTCTAAGGATCCAAGTGCAtccattttttcaaaacaaacattaaacAGTGCATCAACACTAAGACACTGTCCTCCTGAAATTTGCTGCTGGGACTATCATCAGAGACTTTCTTTACTTGTTCTAGTCAGTAGTGCTGGTGATACAAAATCTAGAGTTAATGGGAGCACTG GATCCCGTACTATATCTATCTGGAGAAGGAAAGATAAGTTACAAATGGAACCATTGGTTTTTACTCAAACTGAAGGTTCATATTCCATACCAAAAGATTATTCTGGTCAACTGACATCTCCAAAAGTGCTGTTCTCACCTCGAGGAAACTTTGTTGCTTCACTGGATATGGAAGGATGCTTATCCACTTTTCAAtttgatgaagaaaaatgtTCCTTCTCAAAACTTTCTGATGTTAAGAGCTGCAACTCAGAGGCGACAATTGATATTTCAAGCACTGGGACAGGGTTACATGATATTGTGGATTTTACTTGGTGGTCTGATGAAGTACTTACAGTCGCAAAAAGAAATGGCAATGTGGTCATGGTTGACATTCTTAATGAAGTAAATATATCAGAGAATGATCTTGCATATTCTCTTCCCCTTTTAGAAAGCGCACAACAGTCCCCTGGGCTGGTTTTTCTTCTAGAGAATACTTTAGGTGAGGATAGCTATAGATTATCTGAAAAGAAAGATCTGATTGAATGTGTCATGAGAGAAAGGCCTAATCAATTGGATATTTCCAAGCTGGAATGGAATTTAGTATCATTTACAAAAAGATCAGTTCTTGAAGTTTATGATAATCTGATTAGCAGTCAAAGGTATCAGGCTGCTCTCGGGTTTGCTGATCGTCATGGGTTTGACAAAGATGAAGTGCTAAAGTCACATTGGTTATCTTCTTCCCAAGGAGTGCACGAGATAAATACTATACTGCCCGCTATCAAGGACCTAGGTTTCATACTTTCTGAGTGTGTAGAAAAAGTAGGACCGACAGAAGATGCAGTGAGAACTTTACTTTCTTTTGGGCTTCGCGTAACGGACTCTTATAGATTTTCTGACTCAGAAGATAACGGCAATGGGCAGATTTGGGATTTTCGTTTGGCAAGACTTAAGTTATTACAGTACAGAGACAGGCTGGAGACATTTCTTGGGATAAATATGGGCAG GTTCTCTGTGCAGGAGTATGGCAGATTCCGTGATTTGCCCATCAGCAAAACTGCTTTGCTACTGGCAGAAAGTGGAAAGATTGGGGCCTTGAACCTTCTATTTAAACGGCATCCTTATTCTTTGATTCCTTCCATGTTGGAAGTTTTAGCTGCTATACCTGAGACTATACCAGTTCAATCCTATGGACAGCTGCTTCCTGCAATTTCTGCTCCTTCGAATATTGTTCTCAGAGATGAAGATTGGGTGGAATGTGATAAAATGGTGAAGTTTATCAACGAGGTCCATCAGAATCATGAGAGCAATATCCAATTCATGACTGAACCCATCATAATGAAACACATGGCATTTCAATGGCCATCCGTTTCTGAACTTTCTTCATGGTACAAAAAAAGAGCTAGAGATATTGATACTTTAAGTGGTCAGCTAGACAACTGCATGTGCTTGGTTGATTTGGCAATTCGTAAGGGAATTTCTGAATTGAATCAATTCCTTGAGGATATTTTCTACTTGCACCAGCTTATATATTCTGATGAAAATATAGATGAGATCAGCTTTTCTATGAGTCTTGATACCTGGGAACAACAGCCAGATTATGAAAAGTTCAAGTTGATAATGATGGGAGCCATTGAGGATAATGTAATTCCTAGATTACATAAAAAGGCTATTCCGTTTATGCAAAGTAGGTTTCACACATTGACTGGAGTTTATGCCGCCGTTGATTATCTTACACGAGATAATACTGTTGACTCATTTCTGGTCAGATGGCTGAAAGAACTTGCTTCACAAAATAAACTAGACATGTgcctaataataattgaagaagGGTGCCGGGACATGGCTAACCATCATTTCTTCAAGGATGAAGTGGAGCTCGTTGATTGTGCTCTCCAGTGTGTTTATCTGTGCAATGATTTAGACAGGTGGAGCACTATGTCCACCATTTTATCTAAACTTCCACAGATGCAAG AAATTGAGGCCAAGGATATTAAGCACAGACTTAAACTTGCAGAGGGCCATGTGGAAGCAGGACGATTGTTGACATATTATCAG GTCCCGAAGCCCATAAGTTTCTTCCTGGATGCACATGCTGATGAAAAGGGTGTAAAACAAATTCTTCGTCTTctactttcaaaatttatccgCTGGCAACCGGCACGGACAGATCACGATTGGGCAAACATGTGGCGTGATTTGCAATCTCTTCAAGAAAAGGCATTCCCGTTTCTAGATCTCGAGTATATGTTGATTGAGTTCTGCAGGGGATTGCTTAAAGCTGGAAAATTCTCACTAGCAAGGAATTATCTGAAAGGTACCAGTTCTGTTGCTTTGACAACAGATAAGGCCGAAAATCTTGTTATTCAAGCTGCTCGAGAGTATTTTTTCTCAGCACCAACTCTTGCTTGCCCTGAG ATATGGAAGGCTAAGGAgtgtttgaatatttttccTAGCAGCAGAAATGTGAGGGTAGAAGCTGACATCATTGATGCTATTACTGTTAGACTTCCAAATCTTGGAGTCAACCTTCTTCCTATGGCATTTAGGCAAATAAAAGATCCTATGGAAATCATTAAGTTGGCAATTACAAGTCAAAGTGGAGCTTATCTAAATGTTGAAGAACTTATTGAAATTGCCAAACTTCTTGGATTGAGCTCACAGGAAGATATATCAACAGTTCAAGAAGCTATTGCGAGAGAAGCAGCATATGCGGGAGATGTGCAGCTGGCTTTTGATCTTTGTCTTGTGTTGGCCAAGAAGGGCCATGGTTCTGTTTGGGACTTGTGCGCTGCGCTTGCCAGAAGCCAAGCCCTTGAGAATATGCATTCAAAATCCCAAAAACTGCTTTTAGGTTTTGCTTTGAGCCATTGCGATGAAGAATCAATTGGTGAGCTTCTTCATGAATGGAAAGATCTCGATATGCAGGACCACTGTGAGACTCTGATCAAGTTGACTGGAAGAGAGCCAGCCGAATTCTCAGAACCAAATTCCTCAAACCCAGGGGAGTTCTCTGGCAGGATTGGTTTCAACTCCGAGGACCAGGAACCACAGGTTACAAAAGCAAAAAGTTTACTCTCTTTGGTTGCTCAAAATTTGGCCTCAGAGAATGGATGTGATGGGGGAACCCTCCTAAATGAGAATGGGAAAGTGGTCTCTTTTGCCGCCTCACAGCTACCATGGTTGCTCAAACTGAGTGAAGATGCAGATTTTGGGAAAAGATTAACTTCAGGTTCAGTGTCCAGAATCCAGCATGTTAGTATAAGGACTAGAGCAGTGATGACTATTTTATCATGGTTGACAAGGAGCGGTTTTGCCCCAAGAGATGATTTGATCGCCTCTCTGGCTAAATCTATTATGGAACCACCTGTTTCTGACGGGGAGGATGTCCTAGGTTGCTCTGTTCTGTTAAATCTTGTAGATGCCTTTCATGGAGCTGAAATAATTGAAGAGCAGCTTAAAATAACAGAAAACTACCGTGAATTTTCTAGTCTAATGAATATGGGGATGCTATACAGTTTGTTGCACAGTTGTGGCTTTGAGTGCAAGAGTCCTGCCCAAAGGAGGGAGCTGCTGCTGTCTAAGTTTCAAGAGAAGCACAAAACACTGAGTTCAG ATAAATGCACTGAAGTACCTGAAGCCCAATCAACATTCTGGAATGAGTGGAAAGTCAAATTAGAACAACAGAAGCATGTAGCAGATAAATCAAGGGTATTGGAGAGCTTAATTCCTGGAGTTGAGACCTCTCGGTTTCTTTCTGGAGACATGGAGTATATAGAGAGTGTTATCCTTTCTCTTATTGAATCAGTTCAAATGGAGAAGAAGCAAATCTTGAATGATGTCCTCATTCTAGCTCATACCTATGGTTTAGATCGCAGCAAG GTGCTTCTATATTACCTCAATGCTATACTTGTTTCTGAGGTATGGAGTGTTGACGATATCATGGAAGAAGTTTCAGATTTTAAGCAAGAAATACTTGCTTGTGCTGGAGAAGTCATTAAATCCATTTCTTCATCTGTTTACCCTGCAATTGATGGCCATGATAAGCAGAGGCTTGCATTTCTTTATGATCTACTTTCTGACTGCTATATGCAGCTTGAAGAATCGAAAGAGCTACCATTTGCAACTGAGCATAATCTAGTACAAAAAAGTGCACTTGGGCTTGCACAGTTTTGCAAAATTGTTGGGCAAGAATGCAGCAGGATCTCTTTTATTAAGGgcctcaattttaaaaatattgcgGGTTTACAGGATCTAAACTTTGGTTGCTTCAACAATGAAGTATGTTCTcaaatagatgaaaataatgtGGAGGCTTTAGCGAAGATGGTTCAGAACCTTGTTCTAATTAACGATGATACTGCGCCTGAGGGTCTCTTATCATggaaatatgtatatacacatttTGTATCAAGCTCTTTGGTAATTTTAGAAggtaaaattgaaaccaaaattcattttcaaagCTCTGAAGAAGTTTGCTCTTTTATAAGTGAGATTGAGCAGAAGTATGATGtctgtaaaaattatatcagatTCATGGAGTCTCCAGGTGTCCTGGACACAGTGCTGCGATTTTTCACTATCATcttatacattaataaaagGTTGAGGACCTTTCCTTGTGACTATTCTGGTAAGGAGTGCCTTGTGAAACTGATAAACTTCTGGCTCAGACTGATGACTGATATGGAGGAGCTGGTGTCTCTCGACATTTCAGGAGAAAGGTTCTATTCAGAATATTCAATGACATGTTTGAAAGTTCTCTTGGATTTGCTTGTCAAGGGGATAGTATCACCTAATCAGGGTTGGTGCACTCTCATTAACTATGTGACATATGGTCTTAAATGCAGTGTTGCTATTGAAACTTTTAATTTCTGCCGAGCAATGATATTTTGTGGATGCGGGTTTGAAGCTATAGCTCGCGTCTTTTCTGAAATTGTAGCACAGTTGCCAGCTGGATCATTGTTGATCACAACCATTGAGAACACTTCTGTTAATATCCAGGATCTTCCAAACCTATATCTGAGTATACTGGAAACTATTTTACAAGAACTAGATTCTGGGTCCCTTGGACAGCAGAGTTTACACTGCTTACTTTCGTCTTTGAGTAAACTGGAAGGAGATTTGGAGGATCTGAAGAAAGTGAGAAGTTCCGTCTGGGAGAGAATGTCAATGTTCTCTGGCAACTTACAGCTGCCAAGCCATCTTCGCGTCTACGCCTTGGAGCTTATGCAATTCATCTGTGGTAGGAGGAAAACTTTGGATGGGTTTTCTTCCGAGGGACTGGCTGACCTTCTACCTTGGGAAGGGTGGGATGACATGAAGAATACAATTGCAAATCAAGATATATCTGAAGACTCAACTGCAGAGGATGTGTCCAGTAGGTTTACGAGTACCCTTGTGGCTCTTAAATCTTCACAGTTGGTTTCATCTATGTCTGCTAGCCTGGAAATTACACCAGAAGACATAGTCTCTGTGGATTCTGCTGTTTCCTGTTTTCTAAGAGTATCAGAAGCAGCCACCACTACATCACATGTTGGTGCTTTGCTGGCTATGTTGGCGGAGTGGGAGGGACTCTTTACAACTGGAAAGGATGAAAATGCTCCTGTGGAAGTATCTGATGCTGTGAACAACAGCTGGAGCAATGACGACTGGGATGAGGGTTGGGAGAGCTTCCAAGAAGAACCAATTGAGAAAGAAACCAAGGAAAGCAATACCCCTTCAATTCATCCCCTGCATATTTGTTGGATGACGCTCATCAAGAAACTGGTAACCTTCTCCAGCCACAGGGACGTATTGAAATTGCTAGACAAAAATACTGGCAAAAATTCTAGAGCAGTACTGCTGGATGAAGATGATACTTGTGATCTGACTCGAACTGCGTTGGAAGTGGATTGCTTTTTAGCTCTTAAGATCGCATTATTGCTACCATACGAGGCAATACAGTTGCAGTGCTTGGATGCCGTTGAGAAGAAGCTGAAGGAAGGAGGCATACCGGACAATATTGCCAAGGACCATGTcatgtttgttcttgttttatcATCTGGAATTTTATCAAGCATCATATCAAAAGCTTCGTATGGGTCCACATTTTCATGCCTTTGCTTTATGGTTGGTAACTTTTCTCGTCGTTGCCAGGAGGTGCAGGCATCTACCATGAAACATGCCGCCGCCACTGGAggtgagaaaaataaagaaaacctCGATTTCCTCTTTGCAAAACTTCTCTTTCCATGTTTTATCACAGAGCTTGTGAAGGCTGATCAGCACATTCTAGCTGGATTTCTGGTCACAAGATTCATGCACACAAATGCTTCACTTAGCTTGATCAACATCGCGGAGCCCAGTCTGAGAAAATACTTGGAAATTCAATTCCAAGAGCTACAAGAAAGGCAGCCCTGGGAGAATATGAGTTTCTGTGAACCGCTGTTGAACACTGTTACCAATTTGAGAGACAAGTTAGGAAATTTGATACAATTGGCACTCTCGTTGATTCCAGCCGATATTAGGTGA